From a single Nothobranchius furzeri strain GRZ-AD chromosome 9, NfurGRZ-RIMD1, whole genome shotgun sequence genomic region:
- the LOC107381332 gene encoding stereocilin isoform X2 — MMMVKNRSGMASLHIIGVLICLVLLGNGTPERTEGDKVNHREAILKEIFSKWSKGAGLSPHQPSAETNKDQSTQSWMRNILGGIKTLFPNKNLPSLNKPIDRHRLSGFLYNISLYLQEMGAELEEVPAEGDEEQLWGKLLEFFLQSEGSAAPNQWNGHAPPRPSIKVQDWFLSLRGSPHWDWLLGLLQSLITLSERQPQKPILAFLSENWRTVSAVLEATLQALISGTYGQASAGLQGFICALKGRNDCTFSVSWLQQVLQFLETRSWKPVVSLHPAGEAAGPSKSPFGRFRPFSMPPEAMRQDVSSANSSVKNAMSTEDEPDSMQSLLLQALSRSGGGERGSSFTQKNLALVQSLDGLRRGLLHRVGSSVYGNLRKKVSQVTMALLDDVSSLVDAPQANSGGQCSVGDLRHLILWGVRHNVMWNTQALGSQGLPGSLPFLSCPSNQRETLQSQKPSTYSKTAPSSQKPFRQNQIRELSNAPRSQVRDGDRKQKEQEISTSAEILEAACNESIPGLTGVSNFTVFLYCKLFEGENGPADPAMGHMGLDLHETCSDAAWYLSAAEDDFFWVHVCSEFFAQEFNNTVCANSSFWLQRAQQAAAIKDYHFFNQSIDSLCVQLSDEEPVSPGLSETCLSQLGSRSLNAEAFRNCFLPNNSVLVSALCDSQQPLPEGSWAAAYCSKMHNLSLGDPSTDTCQYTKWSVQHFTNSTLLKLCGRAQGLREHVCLNATLYHQLVKLKPRLADVCADLQAEQESKKCFLQRFFDMLPARYEFDTSQLCVEPAPLLVDLLHKLSVCEMEGGEREGFLVAMGYLLRVLDFVVGLSSGLDEGEREARQGLGQAILLSSLIDNASWTMLQPEASTSVLHTVGVFLRKEQNATLKEDLLSCFSPVLWDLIQQNDNSSTLRVLLQEYFQMPRDRIRSLVMSAEKDAVKRFLSHMHQSWDQLQVETSQASQQELQAMETMTSAFIHKFPRVTPELFVDLSQFIPFMSVSDIMSFPASLIVNDSVLTAIRDHSSEMKLQQKKAFVKRLLQSSVVGDVPTWPPYFLSSILPLLPYLPVSHFRQLTSQQLAPLMELLGNSSLDGVRGRHVLRTLLSKRKNLTGDDLLRLGVLACYMDPADLGLYLHDSAMSSALWQQLSHCISKGLISASGRLSSWLIPAVSAKLNISSMASSDLSALGGLLPHLGTSFLLSLPSQQLQEILSEPGLHRYSPAQAFQILSKITENSNLTVDGLCSLKRLHAGLFPAVLSALQWSDISQEAHCLCWRAMLTDLKPGHRAMLYSAVQEALHRDSRNITQQVNCLFPFVPLRKLMQTMSGETTWRGIGTYRDAQWSPQQAQFLFKKIREYKNITSKELRYLGVIAGGVSCDVLRLWINSTGFTELLQTLSELPGVMRPALRKCIVEILRKQADLDLGALSSGFAATLPVTMIENLPNTSIRAILSYIQSHFVEFLKLPRYKQTNLAEKAIAELGPSLAKGKVDGNLLDILGPLLPFLDRDSLAQVDRRALALRLEDMRMFCIPKEALRDISGILTQKELFGDPSKWEVMDVEHLGRLVFALSAKQINSIPLTVLNKDIVEQVLAGQRRWQDSVVGEVCVSRCTDQNYHRQQTQILLRGIVKARSRRTKVPVPSCADIRGTFPSAWTSTQLRRMSLDELKECMEVLGQDSSLSSEQRRSLWGKLKQSFSPVRELRADQVLELGSVLTEMGDRELQETNLTHPAVLAHLGTLTQWSPQKMRAVVLGVMRKCRLKAEHLSFVDLATFGHLLCGLSSSEIRRLGPYNLSVAVVFLRELSMPCSEQQMEALTSHLSRPEAFGPVSAWGPEIFTEIGTLAAGLPDMALSALLREQVEGLIPEAVALMSPQKMAVVFSALQLSWLSAEQAWAVTEAQWAELDPEQRHAVGLARYEGDVLLELRGRNSAPTVLNSFSLCPLALWLLLQQLI; from the exons ATGATGATGGTAAAGAACAGGTCAGGAATGGCCTCCCTTCATATCATAGGTGTTCTCATTTGTTTGGTTTTACTTGGGAACGGAACACCTGAGAGGACAG AAGGTGATAAAGTCAACCATAGAGAGGCTATTCTCAAGGAGATCTTTTCTAAATGGAGTAAAGGCGCTGGCTTGAGTCCACACCAACCTTCAGCTGAAACAAACAAGGACCAGTCAACGCAGAGTTGGATGAGGAATATTCTGGGAGGCATAAAGACGCTGTTTCCTAACAAGAACTTGCCTTCATTAAACAAACCAATAGATAGACACCGCCTCTCTGGATTTCTCTATAACATTTCTCTGTACCTCCAAGAGATGGGTGCCGAGCTGGAGGAAGTGCCTGCAGAGGGAGACGAGGAGCAGCTGTGGGGGAAGTTGCTGGAGTTTTTTCTCCAGTCTGAGGGAAGTGCTGCGCCGAACCAGTGGAACGGCCATGCACCTCCCCGCCCAAGCATCAAAGTGCAGGACTGGTTTTTGTCCCTGAGAGGTAGCCCACACTGGGACTGGCTcctggggctgttgcagagtctcaTCACTCTGTCTGAGCGCCAACCTCAAAAACCCATTTTGGCTTTCCTGTCTGAGAACTGGAGGACAGTGAGTGCTGTGCTAGAAGCCACGCTGCAGGCTCTAATTAGTGGGACGTATGGCCAGGCCAGTGCCGGCCTGCAGGGCTTCATTTGCGCCCTGAAAGGTCGCAACGATTGCACTTTCAGTGTCAGCTGGCTTCAGCAAGTGCTGCAGTTCTTGGAAACGCGTAGCTGGAAGCCTGTGGTCAGTTTGCACCCAGCAGGGGAAGCTGCTGGACCCAGTAAGAGCCCATTTGGGCGTTTCAGACCCTTCAGCATGCCCCCTGAAGCAATGAGACAGGACGTGTCTTCTGCTAACTCTTCTGTAAAAAACGCAATGTCCACAGAGGATGAGCCGGACTCCATGCAAAGCCTTCTGCTGCAGGCTTTGTCCCGTTCAGGTGGAGGAGAGCGAGGGAGCAGCTTTACTCAGAAGAACTTAGCTCTTGTGCAGAGTTTGGACGGGCTGAGGCGGGGCCTTCTGCACAGGGTGGGCAGCTCTGTCTACGGCAACCTGAGGAAGAAAGTGTCACAAGTTACCATGGCTTTGCTTGATGATGTCAGCAGCCTGGTGGATGCTCCACAAGCCAACTCTGGAGGCCAGTGCTCAGTCG GTGACCTGAGACACCTGATCTTGTG GGGAGTTAGACATAATGTGATGTGGAACACACAGGCTTTGGGCTCTCAGGGCCTCCCGGGCTCCCTCCCGTTTCTCTCCTGCCCCTCCAACCAGAGAGAGACGCTACAGTCACAGAAACCCTCGACATACTCAAAAACAGCTCCTTCCTCACAGAAACCCTTCAGGCAAAACCAAATTCGTGAACTCTCGAATGCGCCTCGCAGCCAGGTCAGAGATGGGGACAGGAAGCAGAAAGAGCAGGAGATCTCTACCTCCGCAGAAATTCTGGAGGCGGCGTGTAATGAATCCATTCCAGGCCTGACCGGTGTCTCTAACTTCACCGTATTCCTTTACTGTAAGCTGTTTGAAGGGGAGAACGGGCCGGCTGATCCTGCCATGGGGCACATGGGACTGGACCTGCATGAGACGTGCTCTGATGCAGcatggtacctgtctgctgctgaGGATGACTTCTTCTGGGTTCACGTCTGCAGCGAGTTCTTTGCCCAGGAGTTCAACAACACGGTGTGTGCCAACTCATCCTTCTGGCTGCAGAGAGCTCAACAG gCTGCAGCGATAAAGGATTACCACTTTTTCAACCAGAGCATAGACAGCCTGTGTGTGCAGCTTTCAGATGAAGAACCGGTGAGTCCAGGACTCAGCGAGACTTGTCTGTCTCAGTTGGGGAGCAGGTCACTCAACGCCGAGGCTTTCAGAAACTGCTTCCTGCCTAACAACTCGGTCCTGGTCTCAGCTCTGTGTGACTCACAGCAGCCTCTGCCGGAGGGCAGCTGGGCAGCAGCATACTGCTCAAAGATGCACAACCTCTCCCTGGGTGACCCCTCCACGGACACTTGTCAATACACAAAGTGGTCAGTGCAACATTTCACCAACTCCACCCTCCTGAAGCTCTGTGGACGAGCACAAGGACTGAGAGAGCACGTTTGTCTGAACGCCACGCTCTACCATCAACTTGTGAAGTTAAAGCCTCGCCTTGCAGATGTTTGTGCAGACCTTCAAGCAGAACAGGAAAGCAAGAAGTGCTTTCTGCAGAGGTTCTTCGACATGCTCCCAGCACGGTATGAGTTTGACACATCCCAGCTGTGTGTGGAACCAGCTCCGCTGCTGGTGGACCTCCTGCACAAGCTGAGCGTGTGCGAGATGGAGGGAGGAGAGCGAGAGGGGTTTTTGGTGGCGATGGGATACTTGCTGCGTGTGTTGGACTTTGTGGTGGGGCTCTCCTCTGGGCTGGATGAAGGGGAACGAGAGGCGAGACAGGGTCTGGGCCAAGCCATCCTCCTCTCCAGTCTGATTGATAACGCATCCTGGACCATGCTGCAGCCCGAAGCCTCCACCAGCGTCCTGCACACCGTGGGAGTCTTCCTGCGTAAAGAGCAGAACGCCACTTTGAAAGAAGACCTGCTGAGCTGCTTCAGT CCCGTCCTGTGGGACCTCATCCAGCAGAACGATAACTCCTCCACTCTCAGAGTTCTGCTGCAG GAGTACTTTCAAATGCCCAGAGACCGGATTCGCTCTTtagtgatgtctgctgaaaaagATGCCGTGAAGAGATTTCTCTCCCACATGCATCAAAGTTGGGACCAGCTTCAAGTAGAAACCAGCCAG GCTTCTCAACAAGAGCTGCAGGCCATGGAAACAATGACGTCTGCTTTCATCCACAAGTTCCCCAGAGTGACCCCAGAGCTGTTTGTTGACCTTTCTCAGTTCATCCCTTTCATGTCTGTCTCTGACATCATGAGCTTCCCCGCCTCCCTGATTGTCAACGACAGTGT ACTGACGGCCATTCGTGACCACAGCTCAGAAATGAAGTTGCAGCAGAAGAAGGCTTTTGTAAAGCGGCTGCTGCAGTCGAGCGTGGTGGGCGATGTCCCCACATGGCCACCGTACTTCCTCAGCTCCATCCTCCCTCTTCTGCCTTACCTCCCTGTCAGTCATTTTCGGCAGCTGACGTCACAGCAG CTTGCTCCTCTGATGgagttgctaggcaacagcagcCTGGACGGTGTGAGGGGGCGCCACGTGCTTCGAACCCTTCTCAGTAAGAGAAAGAACCTGACCGGTGATGACCTGCTGAG ATTAGGAGTTCTTGCGTGCTACATGGATCCAGCAGACTTGGGTTTGTATCTCCACGACTCAGCTATGTCCTCTGCTCTCTGGCAGCAGCTGTCTCACTGTATTTCCAAGGGGCTCATCAGTGCCAGTGGCAGG CTGTCGTCCTGGTTGATACCAGCGGTTTCAGCCAAGCTGAACATCAGCAGCATGGCTTCTTCAGACCTGTCTGCTCTTGGCGGTCTGCTACCTCATTTAGGAACCTCCTTCCTGCTGTCTCTGCCTTCACAACAGCTGCAGGAAATCCTGTCAGAACCGGGACTTCACAGATACTCACCAGCGCAG GCGTTTCAGATTTTATCCAAGATAACGGAGAACTCTAAT CTCACCGTGGATGGACTGTGTAGCCTGAAGCGGCTACACGCTGGTCTCTTTCCTGCAGTGCTCTCAGCCCTCCAGTGGTCCGACATCAGTCAAGAGGCTCACTGTCTGTGCTGGAGGGCGATGCTGACTGATCTGAAGCCTGGCCACAGAGCCATGCTATACAGTGCGGTGCAGGAG GCTCTGCACAGAGACTCAAGGAACATCACTCAGCAGGTAAACTGTCTGTTTCCTTTTGTTCCGTTGAGAAAGCTGATGCAGACCATGAGCGGCGAAACCACTTGGAGAGGAATTGGCACTTACAGAGACGCGCAGTGGTCGCCACAGCAG GCTCAGTTTCTGTTCAAAAAGATCCGTGAATATAAAAATATCACCAGCAAAGAACTCCG ATATCTGGGTGTTATCGCTGGTGGGGTAAGCTGTGACGTTCTGAGGCTCTGGATAAACAGCACAGGTTTTACAGAGCTGCTTCAAACTTTGAGTGAACTTCCTGGAGTTATGAGACCTGCTCTG AGAAAATGTATTGTAGAAATACTGAGGAAACAAGCCGACTTGGATCTTGGTGCTTTAAGTTCCGGGTTTGCAGCAACGTTACC AGTGACGATGATAGAAAACCTCCCTAACACATCCATTAGAGCCATTCTGAGCTACATTCAGTCACACTTTGTCGAGTTCCTGAAACTACCACGCTATAAACAGACTAATTTAGCTGAGAAGGCCATAGCCGAGCTG GGACCTTCTTTGGCTAAGGGGAAGGTTGATGGGAACCTTCTGGACATCCTGGGCCCTCTTTTGCCTTTCCTGGACAGGGACAGTCTGGCTCAGGTGGACAGACGAGCGCTGGCTCTGCGGCTGGAAGACATGAGGATGTTCTGCATCCCTAAAGAGGCTCTCAGGGACATTAGTGGCATTCTCACACAGAAAGAGCTGTTCGG aGATCCGTCCAAATGGGAGGTCATGGATGTGGAGCATTTGGGCAGACTGGTGTTTGCCCTCTCAGCAAAGCAGATTAACTCCATTCCTCTG ACAGTGTTGAATAAGGACATAGTGGAGCAGGTCCTGGCGGGTCAAAGGCGCTGGCAGGACAGCGTGGTTGGTGAGGTCTGTGTCAGCCGCTGTACAGACCAGAATTACCACAGGCAGCAGACTCAGATCCTCCTTCGAGGGATTGTGAAGGCACGGAGCAGGAGGACCAAAG TGCCGGTTCCAAGTTGTGCAGACATCAGGGGAACATTTCCTTCTGCTTGGACATCCACTCAGCTCCGCCGTATGTCCCTGGACGAGCTGAAGGAGTGCATGGAGGTTTTGGGTCAGGACTCGTCCCTGAGCTCCGAGCAGCGGCGGTCGCTGTGGGGGAAACTCAAACAG TCCTTCAGTCCTGTGAGGGAGCTGAGAGCGGATCAGGTTCTGGAGCTGGGATCAGTGCTGACAGAGATGGGAGACAGGGAGCTGCAGGAAACAAACCTCACTCATCCAGCTGTGTTAGCACATCTGGGCACGCTCACACAATGGAGTCCTCAGAAG ATGAGAGCGGTGGTTTTAGGTGTGATGCGCAAATGCAGACTGAAGGcggagcacttatcgtttgttgaTCTGGCAACATTTGGTCATCTGCTCTGTGGTCTGTCCTCCTCTGAGATCAGACGACTCGGCCCCTACAACCTCAG TGTGGCTGTCGTCTTCCTGCGGGAGCTGTCCATGCCGTGCTCAGAGCAGCAGATGGAGGCACTGACAAGCCATTTGTCCAGACCTGAGGCCTTCGGCCCAGTCAGCGCTTGGGGCCCGGAGATTTTCACTGAAATTGGGACTCTGGCAG CGGGTCTCCCTGATATGGCTCTGTCGGCCCTGCTGCGGGAACAGGTGGAGGGGCTCATCCCTGAAGCTGTCGCCCTGATGTCACCCCAAAAAATGGCC GTGGTGTTCAGTGCGCTTCAGTTGTCGTGGCTGAGTGCGGAGCAGGCGTGGGCGGTCACAGAGGCACAGTGGGCAGAGCTGGACCCAGAACAGAGGCATGCTGTTGGTCTGGCTCGGTACGAGGGAGACGTGCTGCTGGAGCTCAGAG GTAGAAACTCGGCTCCAACAGTCCTGAACAGCTTCTCTCTCTGCCCGCTGGCTCTGTGGCTTTTGTTACAACAATTAATTTAA